The DNA window tcaatctTTTTATAACAGTgcactcattatctcaaaatcCTGAATACGCCTCTGCCACTACATAATCGGCTCAAATGAAGTGTCAATATTAAGCCAAGAAACAATCATTAGTTGGATTCGTACGCAAAGCAATCTGCTTTTATGATCAATCTCTTGGCCCTCAACGTATTTTTAATAATCACATCTTTGAATATTTCATGGAGTTAAAATgtgttttaattttgtgatcttaaatatatcacgcgaaaagttgaaattaaaatgttgcCAAAAAGGGGGCTAAAAAAAAGCAGATCATTCTTTATAAACCAGAGGGAGTATTTCTTTCATCTCATATTAAttgttagtttttattttataaaatcaaaataaaattaatatttttcttattttaactTTGATATATGAGATATTCTCAAAGTTAATAATATCGTTTACATATCATAAGATTTGAAGAGTTCCAAGTTCCAACAAGTAATAATTATTGGTTGATGTTATACGATTGCTCAAATTCTATTTGGCATCGTTGTTGAGAGGtgagaaatatttattttgagaaaaaaaaacttgttgaaAAATTAAGTGTATGACAAATCAGTAAAAATGCTTTTAAATGAAAGCAGAAacagtttttctaaaaaaatcaactttttaaaataaagtagaagtacaaaaaattataaagaaagcTAGAAACAattgtatttgattttttaagggacatatataaatgataaatgTAATACTAACTAATATGAGATGAAAAACGTACTTTCTATCAAAATACTTATGGGTCAATTTCACCCATTAAGATTTAgctaaatgaaaaaaaaaaatcactctaTCTTTATCAGTCCTATTGACATTTTGAactataatatattataatttaggataagagtctgaaaaatatctcaactttggtcagatttgctgttgcgatactaaactttcatgaggacttattacctctctagactatttaataccgtattttttaccccctgaactatttaatagtgtattttaaaggtatatatgtgtccacgtggacacattgctattaataattttgcattattttttatgttcacgtagacaaatatatatgtttaaaatacggtattaaatagtctaggaaggtaataggtcctcatgaaagtttagtatcgcaacaacaaattcgaccaaaattgaggtatttttcagacccttatcccttatAATTTCTACTTACTTGATTGACATTAAGTCGAGTATTTGAAATCGTATCTTAGCCCTCAAGTTTTATGTCGGTAaccaaagttttaaattctacaCTAGTAAAACAAATCCTTTTAATAATGCATTCATGAGAAGGATATCTCAATAGTCAATACTCTTCGAAGTATATTCTTCTTGAAAAATagattcaaaaattttaaaatacaaagaGACCTCgtaaaatagtattttaaaaacaaaattaaacaggACAAGCTGTtgtattcaaattaaattttaaaatagtaattaaTGGTAGTAGtagaaattaattataattagttatattcaaataaaaaaagaaacgtGGCATCGACACCATTGGGAAAGACTTGGCAAGGCAAGTAAACCAATTATAAAACTAATGTGTCAAAGTCATAATTCTAAGGTCAAATGCTTCTTTGGCATTCaaatattagtattaattaaacattaaaTGCCATGTGAAAATCTCTCTTCAcattgaatttaaataaaatactataCTAGGTAAAATCGAATTTAGTAAAAAGAGCGAATCAAAAAAAGTCTCTCTTCTATAGGTTGTAATAAGCCTTGAACATTTATTTGtttgatactccctccgtccacaattgtttggcaggtatactaaaaatagatgtccaagattaattgtcaatttaaacaatcaagtaataattagtcacttttttccaattctgcccttaatgattgtgtagttcaattgaaaagttatgtgaacttttggtattcttgatatagtagggttatattagtcaaattacactttgtattaaattttccttgagaaatgtgcatgaccttaccctgacaaacaattgtggacggagggagtaagaATCAGGCATTCAAGNTTGAGAAATTGTTATCATTtataaatttgtaatattttcgACTTATCTAAAGTACCtataattttttgttcattccactaagtcaaattcaaatattattgtAAGCCACATTTTATATGAAAGctaacatattaaaaatttattgaacataattttaattgttgaatgaaaatcaaatcaaataggagcattttttttaatatagtttataacatttaaagtgttttttttttttttaaaaaaactataattataaattgacttttcaattaataacaaatttataaaatgcGATTCACATCGCGCGAACAAGTTTACTAGTTTAGTAAAATGAGCGAATCAAAAAAAGTCTCTCTTCTATAGGTTGTAATAAGCCTTGAACATTTGTTCGATAAGAATCAAGTGGTATGCCTATTTGTCCCAATTAGATTCTCAGCTCAACAATCAATCTTGAATGGTATATCTATTTGTTCCAATTAGATTCAAGTGGGGCGTCAGAGCATAGGCACATGCTATCAGATAGTTTTTCTCGTATTTAAGCATGTCGTCGTTTCACATTGAgatgataaattaaatttttgaatttatgaaagaagGCTTTACAGATAATAGATGCTAtcgaaaatttcaaaaagcttTAATTATTATCTTGTTCTTCCTCATTTTTAGTATCTTCCATGAAGGAAACCTAGGATCTCCTCTCCACCTTCACCCACCACCACCATCCACCCTTGTAGTATCCATTTCCTATTTAAGGAATtacttgtaaaaaaaaaatattttaattcaaagAAAATGAACCTAATCGGCCTTAGTTTGTTGGTCTTTAACCTCTTTTCACAAATTTAACTATAAAACAAAACgacattttttttagaaaataataatcgtAAACAATTCTTACACTATCATGTCATATTTATTCGGATATAATTTTAATTCCTTCACATTTCCCGTTTGTCAGAGGGACATTTACGTTCTTTATTACTAAATGTTAATATACGAAACAGTAAACCTAAAAAGTTATTTCAAAAGATTGtaatatattgaaattaaaacaaatctaattagtaaaaaaagggttaaaaacaataaaagttgaaacttataattaattatgaattattaaaatactaccttttcaaacaaaatatttattaatgataCTGAGAATCCACTCCAACCCAACCCCCCAATTAGCTTTGTAGTGAATTTTTAAGATCatgatatatttttcatgtGCCATCAAGTATGATTACTTGCCTTAATATTTTCTCATGGACCCATATTAAGTCTTCACATTCACATTATGAATCCATTAAACAccattataaataaaatatatttgcgCTGCATTATTTTATGATCTTACCTAGCCTTCTACATTAAGCTTAGTAGCAATCATTAAGTTGGTTTATTATTATTCGTTCACCGTTCACATATGCTTTGATttacactatttatatataattcaaatatatagagCATGCGTTGAATCGTCTTTGATTTTTCGTATGttaactttttcatattttgaaaaaaaatcttgacTCCGCCACTACATCTCTTGGCCCTTAAGTTCTAAAGCCGGTGATCTAAATCCCcccaaaaaaagttaaaaaatctTAGTGGAAGGGGTTAAATGTACCTTTCAAGATTATTCTTTCGAAAGAATTGATGCAAATTCCTTAAGAAACCGTGTCTTCAAAGttaaataaaagaagataacAGTTGTCCAAATATACTTATCTTAAGAAAACTAGTATTCCAAATTCTCAATCAACCAATGCCGTCATCTCCCAGAAAAAGGAAGATCCAAAAGTATTGGATGAGATAGAATGCCAAAAAGCAAAGAACAAAAAAAGGTAACTTGAAACGCTAAACACCGAAATCGTTTACATTAATGCAAATATCAATAATTGATACCATAACTTAAATTAACAACTCATAATTCACAcgaaaataattttactagtaagGAAACGCTCCCCTTAGCCAAAAGCGAAGAAATCATACATAAAAAGTATGAACAAGAAGGTCCACATAGTCCTTCGGGATGACTCAGTTGGTTTGGATGATGGTTATCCACACGGATGACCCGGGATCGATCCCCCCTCAATGCCTTTTGAGTCAAGCCTGTCGCatagggcttgcctagtgcggtttACATCCCCTGTGTGGTTTGCAGGCTATTACACAGTGGGAGGTTTACCCAGTGCACACAAAGTGCTCACCACATAATGCTCACCTGAAGGGCAAAGGCTGTGACAGAAATTGTAGCGGTTGCGgggttaaaaaaagaaaaggtccACATTTCaataaagaaaagaacaaaGTGGATGACATTAAGTAGCGTcgaaatatttaattatacaattaaattaaacatttgccaaattaaaaatttataatttctaGCTCACGTACCACGCCTGATTTCATCAGACTATCTAAGCTCCTTCATAAGTTGAATATTGAAGAactaaacttttttttcaaaaaaaattctattgggGATAAGAGGAAGGCAAGGAGGAGATTATAAAGTGAAAAATAGAACTATAGTAAAGTGATAGTTCAAATAATCAACCAACTAAGTTACTGAGATCTCAGTTCGATGATAATGAAGTACTATCATCTCGTTGATTATCTTTCAACTAGACTCCATTGTAAAGAagcaaaaaacaacaaaaactcaatactattattatatcattcaattttcgTCATCGTCTTTCACAAcaattatgtatgtatatgaacaTCTTGAgaaacagcaaaaaataaagatacagagagaaaaaaaaatcaaacacaaaaaaaaaattcgagtCAAAAAGTAGTTATAGTATTGGGAAGAAATCATGCTTTGAAGCACCAGGGATTATTGTGAGTATGCTGGTGTTGAGAAGTAGTTTCCTTATCAATTATCCCTTGAACATGTCGAAATTCTTCGATATGACAAGGAATATTAATAGGTCCATTATGATCAAATCCATATTCTTCCTCTGCTTCTTTCAATAGCTGCATAAACAGGGGATGATTTATGTATATCACTGGGATCACAAACCTCTGTTGCTCTTCACCTTGTCCTACTGTTACTGCCAAACATCCTTTCGGTATGTCCTTCAATTCTCTTTTTCCGTGATGATGATGGAGATGAAAATGGATATGAGGGACGTGAAAATGGAAATTGAGATGATGATTATgacccatttttttttgtgtttgaatcaaaattgaagaaaaaatacGGAGAAAGAGGTTGTTATAAGAAAACAGTAGAGAAAGGCCAAGGATCAGAAGCCGAGATGGCAAGTTTGAAGAGAGTAAAAGAAGAATCTGTTAGAGATTTTGGGATATTGCTCATCATCTACTGCATATATCTGAtctgtatttgaaatttttgagatagaattgggggttttgtaaGAGCCAGACAAGTCTATTTATATATAGGGGAAGAGGAATACTATAGTATTcttaaaaggataaaataaaattagctgAAATGGTCAAGAGGAAAATTGTAATTGGCTAAATGCTTTGTTCGATCTGCTTTGAtatgtttttacttgaattgaaggtcaataaaaaataaccttCTATCTTTTTAATAACCTTCGAACATTTCTTTtcgcataatacataaacatattcTTAACTTGACTTTAGCTAGtaactatgacctttaactttgtgTGTTCATAAGTatacacttaaacttgtataaaattaaacaaatagatACATTCGTCATAAATGACAATTTTGTATCCTACGTGGCATcttacatgtattatgtcaGATAAGATACGTGTGTCtagttgtttaattttatacaaatttaagtatctAATTGTTTACATCCAAAGTTGAAGGATATACATGTCAGCTAAaaccaagttaaatgacatatttatgtattatgccttttccGACATTATACATGAAATTACACTGACTATATTATTGTTAATATTTCTATGCTTgctttgttttactttttatgacatttttttttatttttaatctataaaaaaataagcatgttttatttttgatataatgCATAAATGTATCTTTCTTGACATTCTACGTGACAATTTTAATCCTACATGATATTCTATATGGTGTTtcatgtatattatatatatatatgacgtGTATcaacttgttcaactttatgcAAATTTAGAGATCAAAATATATTGTCACGACCACATGAGGATAATATTAGACTGTTTAAAAGGAACTCTCTTGATGGCTTAAAGGGCAAAGGCTTATATGGGAAGAGAAGTATACTAATTCAAACAATGACATGACATAATACAAAGTCAATTTTGCCGTTGATAGCGGGCCAGTTCTTTCTACTTTCATAACTTTGAGcaaatatatatctatatgaATTAGCTTATTGACTTTTCAATATAGTATTATAAAAAAGGAGAAATAGTAACTTTGGTCCTTAAGTTATTATCTTATTGCGATTTTGATTCTTGACTTATATAACTTAGCATATTTAGCCTTGAGTTAATTAATGTGTTATTTTAATCTCTAAAATTAACAAATTTGATGATTATTATCTAAAGCAACACATATATTTATTCTCGGGTATCCTTTTACTTTTATTGACATCCAAATGTTATCTTCATTAATGAATGAACATTTAATCTACTGTCAGAATACCCTCCTTAGGATGAGATAATAttaagaatttgaatttaattttttttttatttgaattaaaataaaaattattttttagaacaaaCAAAAGAATTTACTAATTAGTAAAAGTAttcaattcaattaaatttgagTGGGGAGTATTTTTAGGCCAAAAGGTGGAAGGAGGAGTATCTTTAAACTAAAAACAAAggtgaataatatttttagaccaaaatgtggaagaagaatattttaagttatttccATTAGAGTTGGGGATATTCTTGATGAAGCCTGAATGCACgtactttttcataatttttgtttttttgcatATCTTGCATCTTCATTACGATAATATTACTCCATTCCATGATGCTAATGCCTTAAATTATTGTCAGTTGCTTCACAATTGATTGTGCACTCAACATTGACGCATACTTACCTTCAAAAGTCGAAAGAATTAATTTATCCATATGTCTATTTAACGAATTACAATataatattacatttttttgcCTCTAACTTTTCGCTTGTGTGGATTATATAAAATACTCTGTGTTCTTAATCAAattttcttaaacattcaaaatgtactaagtcATATAACACAAGAACTAAAATCACAATAAGACAATAACTTGAGAATCGAAATTACTATTATCCATATAAAAAACGTAAATTTAGATGTAATATTAGGATTGACAAATGAATTGTCAagtcatgaaatgtggtgcacACTGCAGacttagggcccgtttggccatgcgatatggtatcatgatatggaatcatgagatgacattgaagttttgtttggacatgcgatatggaatttttgtgttgtatattttctcataaacataaaaatcccataagttgtaaaactattaaaatagccccaattgtttattaaatcttatcaaataaataaaaaattataaaatcgcataataaattattacaaagctatttgtaatccacttaagtaattgtttcatctaactttaatttaataaaaaaaattgaacataaattgtagtgtattagtctttaatataatcctcccacatagtacgaacaatttcctcacgttgaacttgcatttctcgatcatgtgactgAGAAGACAAACCAACATtattactttgagccatttgttggtcaatgtCATccacaactatattttcatgctcatagaccataaatatttcatcagtaCTTTGGTATTCTCACAAATAATTATGTTACACTGCACAAGCTataacaattttcacttgtatatcaatatcataatagttcatgccttgtttcagtattctaaatatatttttccaagctccaaaagtcTGTTAATCACATTGCGcagagatgaatgcctataattaaacagttctttggcattttgaggctctctttcacttcctcggTAATCCTGCAAATGATAGCGTAGTCATTTGTATGCATGGagctaaaaatccttttgtgtttcggaaaccagcatcaacaacataatatttatctaccaacaaacattttataaagaattactacaagcatacgtgacgtaaatgagacaactttgtgtaaataaataatatttattctaaggatgtaatttaaagttaccatgtgGCGGAAATGGAAATTGTGACGTTGGTTCAACAAGTGCATTCTCAAGTACTTTACTATCATGTGCAGTACCTTCCCAACCAACAGCAACAAAGGTAAATCGCATATCGAAATCACAAGCACATAAGATATTTTGTGATGTTCTTTCTTTGCGATTATGATATGCTTGTTGCACCGCTTTAGGAACCtccccttctatatatgttccaCAAAACGCACCCACAATCNAATCACAAGCACATAAGATATTTTGTGATGTTCTTTCTTTGCGATTATGATATGCTTGTTGCACCGCTTTAGGAACCtccccttctatatatgttccatAAAACACACCCACAatcctaccaaataaaaaaaatacatcaatattagtttagtgaacataaaataaattggaagcattatagaatgcacttcataaaaataatgtttgtaagagtaataaaaatagtgcttccaaga is part of the Solanum stenotomum isolate F172 chromosome 8, ASM1918654v1, whole genome shotgun sequence genome and encodes:
- the LOC125873327 gene encoding auxin-responsive protein SAUR32-like; amino-acid sequence: MGHNHHLNFHFHVPHIHFHLHHHHGKRELKDIPKGCLAVTVGQGEEQQRFVIPVIYINHPLFMQLLKEAEEEYGFDHNGPINIPCHIEEFRHVQGIIDKETTSQHQHTHNNPWCFKA